A stretch of DNA from Anopheles ziemanni chromosome 3, idAnoZiCoDA_A2_x.2, whole genome shotgun sequence:
GCGTCCTATGTGTACTTATTATTTCTCTCCGGACATCGGGCTGGCCAACGGGCATAGTTCTGATGTTCGTCGTTGATTGATTTAGTCGTGGTGTCCACTGCATCGTCCGGGCAGGCGAGGAAGAGTTTTCTGTGACACGTTGTTGCATTGAGTGCACACAGTGTTGCAGATGATTTATGCTGTGCTCGTACGATGCTTCCTTCTTCCGTCGAAACACGCCTCACCagtgggtgtgtatgtgtgtgatgcATTACTGGTTTTTGTGTGGCTTTTCAACCCCATTGCGGCCGGAGGTGCACCGGGCTGTTAAACTGGTACCGGATCGATGGGAAATTGAATTCTGTTGTTGGGTTATTGGTTAAATATGCAACGGACATCGTACGGTTTCCATTGGGACAGCGTTCGCTTACAAATGGGGTTTTACATTCGATGTGGGATTCATCTTGTGGTGCTTTGGTAGCTTATTTATGGTTTAATATTAGCTGGAAGTGAAGTATATGTTTCTCATCACATCTACGCCcgagaaaataaatgatagtttgtagtaatttattttgaattggttAATTTGATAAAATGGGATACTATGAGTGCTCATGTGCTAATTACACAAGAAATATCTCGAATACCATGAGTGCTCGTGTGCTAATTACACAAGAAATATCTCAAACGAGTTGAAACTACACGACCTATTGAGTCATAGAACGAAATATGCTGATAATATAATGCTTatataattaatttatggGGTTACGAACATAAATATCTGTATACTTTTCATCAGTCCTTCAATGAACTAAATTGCATCACAGCAATTGCATCATGTTTCAGTTCATCGCTGTAGTTAGAATCCATTCAAATACCTTTCAGAGGGGTAACGGGGAGGAAATTAAAGAGAAATCTATTTGTGCCTCGGAAATATCAGGTTGGAGCTTCAACACTGGGAGATTTGTGAGAGATTAATAATTCTGCGGGACCATTTGCTATTTGTTGGAAATGTAATGCTCATTCTTTCGAGGTCCCTTTCAATGTTTTTagatgtgttttattttatcatctttTGTATCTAGTTTTCACTTTGACTTTCAGAGCATACACCAGTTTTAAATGAATTCATTAATTAAGGATTCTTTTAACCTGTTATCAGAGAGACAAAAACGAAGCAAGTCAGTACCAAAACGTTCTTGAAAACATGAAGATTATTGTTGCTTTCAGACATATTTCTTTGATTTTAATCTGACCCTCGTGAAAGAAACTGAAGTAACAAGTACATTTCTTGAAATTCTGAACATTCGTTTTTATCTCATTTTTAATCAGGTCGCACACTGTTACTCATATCAATGAAAATGGTGTGAAAATCATAACatcaaaaaaaaggaaacagtaTTGAAATATCTATTTATGCACAACTGGAAACAAGCTTCGATGACCGAAGGGGGTGTAATCAAACAGCTACCGATGCCATCAGGAACCTTACGATGGTGACAATGAAGGTACTCCATCTGGACACTCTTTTTCATATCTAACTATCATGTTtcagtaattaaaaaaattgaaaagaacgTTTCTTTAGCACGTTGGAGATGAAAAGCTTTTGCTTTGGTTGTTTATTGCCGGTATACatgaaatatatatatatatttattgcTGTTTATCATGCCAAGTATTTAGTGTGGAGAATTATCTTTTCGATTTTAACGAGTAATTGAGACATACAAAACACTTCCAATACAGTTTCAAAATAGGGTTTAGGTATGTATTTTTGAACTAATTGAACAGAAATCAACTTCTATATAGGGTATAGTGTAACCATCAGCTTATCGGTGATCGCTATGAAAATATTAATCTTCTAACCGCTTGTGGTTATAACACGCTATTTTAGGGTGAAATCAATCATCAAACGATTTTGTAGCGTGGAAACGCACTGAATAATCAAATCAATGTAATCACGCACTGTCTGGCAtatgtttcttgtttcttgtCTACCAGAGAGTTATCTTATCAGGTGATGCTGATAAAACGCTAGCTGTTGAATACCCGATAGCCTATGTGACGAACCAATTTAACGAGAAACTGTCGTCATTCAGTTTAGTTCGCCAAATCCGTTGCCTGGTTTCTGGTTGCTTCATTGGCAGGAGTAAACAGACGCACCATGTCTGACGCAACGTACGAGGAAGTTCTAGATCTTCCCAATCATCCCGAGCAGCTGTTGATCGATGTACGAAATCCGGACGAAATTGCGGCCACCGGCAAGATTCCAACGAGTGTGAATATTCCATGTGAGTTGTTCGGTTCCCTCGGTTGTATCATCAATAATATCGTGAAGAGTGTTTCATTGTCAAAAACCAAAAGACATCGATTTGTGGAATAAATGTTTCAGAAACAAATCCATCGGAATAATGAATCATGATTTCCTCAGACATCTTATTTTCGCGTTGATCCCTCATACTTACAGTCACTCAACTGGAGGAAACGCTCAAGCTGGCCGATGGCCCATTTATGGATAAACTCGGACGCCCCAAACCGACGCTGGCGGCGGACATTATTTTCCACTGCGGCAAGGGTGGTCGGGCACAAAAAGCAACCGACTTAGCACTCGCATTAGGGTATCAGAAGTAAGTTCAACACAAATATCAAACGGTTTGCAGAAGCTACTTTCTTTGTCCTTTCCTGCTCGACTAATGGATTGTGGTTAATTCTAGTGCACGAACGTACAAGGGATCGTACCAGGAGTGGGCCTCAAAACAAAGCACCTAAGGGCAGGACAACCTAGGAAATGGCTATGAATCCTTCATGAAGGGCAACATGTAAGTCTTTGCGTAGACAGCAGGAGGTACTCGGTTTTTATTAAACCGAAATAGAGAGATTCAATTGTAAAAATGAATCGCAGGGAGGATTTTTCTACACTTTTGCAAGCATTTATGTTAGTTAACATAGCAATATTTTGTTATATCCGATTGTCTACAGTGCAGTTACAGTTTCTTGGTTCTACGTGTAGTTTCAGTGTGTTAAACTAGCGAAAATGTATACAAGCTTCAACAAAAATTTTTCAGCGTTTGTAATCAATCATCAGATGGTTTGCCATCAAATTaatatgttttccattgcGCAAGAATATCCCAACAATACTTGACACAGTACTTGATCATGTTtgagtttcttttatttccgcTGCACACAGTGTTCATTTAATAATGTATACTCCTTCGTTTGATTAATTGCATCCTTGATGTGGGCGTACTCGAACTCTCTGAAATAGTTTTCTCGTTGACCAAACTTTTTCGATCGATCCGATCATTCCGTCGCCGGCAACAGAACCACGCAGTAAGCATGCCCCGTACGCAATCGGTAAAGAAAAGCACACGATACACATTATTAACATTGGCATTGATTGATTTCTGGCCGGCAAGGTTGGCGTTTTTGTTCTCCACTTAAGGAAAGATACTTTCCACTCAGGGTCCGACAGATATTTCATGTCGATGCCGTGCAACGAAAGGGGCAGAATATTATTACACCATCACCCACGCCTCGTGGAAAACGTTGAGCTGTTTTTGAGATTCACCAACGACCGGgtcgaaagtgttttgttttccttcgccgtAGAACTAGTGCTGATCGGTGCTTAACCGTGGCACGCCGTGGAGCACCTTCATTAATTTCGAAGAAGCACGCAAAGTGCACGGCGTGAACCACAAACCTTCAGCTGCGAAAGCCCTCGGCAACGGACTTTACACGAACAGGGCAGCGAACCCTAATATTTCTTGCGCCAGCATCGAGCGGGTTTCCGTGCGTGAGCGTTCCGCGCGAACACAGCAAGATATTCGGCATGAATAGAATAACATATCATCCAACATTTTGTATGCTTCCCTGGCTAGACGGGATGACCGGTGGTGCTGCatcaaagtgtgtgtgtgagagagaaagagataaagACAGATTTTCCCGCAAGAACACCTTTGTTAAGGTATCATCTATTTATGCCCTCCTGCGTCCTGTTGGCAAAGAAAAGCCGAGAAAAGTACCTGCCCAGGCCAGGCTAAGCACCGCACCGTGTGAGGGCTTGTTTTGGATTTTGGAAAATTCCTGACTTTTCCACCACCGGCACCCCACGCACCATCGGAATCGAGGCTTACCACAACTCGCACGCGCGCGCACCAGATGAACGAGAGGAGAACATGTATGTTGCCAGCCGTGTACAACACTTGGCTTTCCCACTATCAAACGGAATCTTAACTTCGAGCCGGGCACAAGTTTCCTTGACCGAGAAGCATCGCAAAAGCGCACGAATCCCAGCCGGAGGGCATAAAAGCGGCAGCACCTTTTGCATTTTGCGGCGAAACTGTCATTTCAACGCGAGGAAGGAAAGGCCTTGGCTGCGGTGGGAAATGAAGTTGCAAAGAGGTAGCGCACATAACTACGACCCACGCACGTGAAACACGCTCCCGGCGTTCTGGTGGTGTTTATGGGAGAGTGGGAACATGGTCGGAAAATTCCTGTCCCAGGTTGGGCAGCTTCTTTTGTACATCTGTTGCTTTGATTGGCGTTTTTCCTCACGTTGGAGATTGTGTTGTCTACAccaggggagggaaaagtccGCGTTCAGTTGGATTTATTAAGAACTtgtcatgaaaaaaaacaacgcccAATTCCTTTCTCAGCTCATGTCCGTTCGTGTCCGCCTTCTCAACCTTTTCCCTCTTCACTTGGTTGGTTCTCGCGAACATTTCCCCAAATCGCCATGATGGCCGCAAATGAGTTCTCCGCCTGTTCTGcattcatttcttttccatcgcgTTAccaatgtttaatttaattcaaattttaccCTCATTTATGGCCGTTTAGGCACACAGCTTTCGTTTCGAAACGGTGGACACTGCGGAGACATCCTACAAAAAACCGCGCAAGGACACAGCTGTTGGGGCTTGGGAGTACTTTTAatggttttttctcgttctcgtGGTGTGGTTTGGCATgttgtcgtgtttgtttttttatttacttgatCCTCCAGGGGGTTTGCTCCGTGCGGTAGGTAGGAGAAGAGCAAGGAAGCCGGGGAGCTGAGCAGTAAAAATAACAAGCGACACGGTATGAGcgcgaaaaacaaagaagaaacGTATCCACCCTCCGGCAGATGACAAATGGAACACAAAGAGGGTTTCAGCGCAACAGTCGAGAAATTCTATGGTTGGTTTTGTGGTGGGCGCTGGCGGTTTTTGTGGTTATGTAGAGGCCGATGTAGTTTGTTCTTAAATGAGCGAATCCATTAGAATTTTTTGGGCATGCTAAGCTTTTAAACAAAGGAATGCAGCTGAGTAAAGTcgcaaagtaaataaaattatatgatTGAATGTCATAAAATGTTCGGTAACACTTGCTTGAGAGTGTCCAGTGTGTGCATCTTGTGAAGATATTCTTAATAGAGTTACCTAAAGtttataataaacataaaacatatgcAAGATAGAAGGGACGAATATTTATTGAATACCGCTAATACCACAACATGGGTAAGCTTCAGAATCGGGGCACGAGGACGTAACACTATggacattttttgttgttttatagaCTGTGGTTATCTTTACAGCACATATTTCAAACAAGTATGCGATATGAGTAATGTCATCAAAATTCGATTATTACTAGGTGAACGAACCTTAATGCATTTTAACCAGTTCAACTTGATTGACTTCACCTTTTCGCCTTTTTAAACAGATCGTTTGGATGCATTatctacaaaataaattaaacaaaaagttaATCGGTACGTTTATTTATAAATGCTCTACTAATCGGCATATCTGGGGATTGTGTGGTTGGCATAGGTGGAGCGTTGTTTCTATGCACTGAATTCTATTTGAAATTATCCATAGCACAGATAATTTTAGCATAAAGTATGATAGCGTGATAATAATATTGGCGGCCCCATCAGGCAAGTCAAATTTTAACGTGATTTTGCTGTcggcttaattttgcttagaTAAGCTGACTGTTGATCAATAATCAGTATATCTGTTGATAGAAATCAAAAAGGAAgtcttttatcttttttttcatcattgtaaACGGTTTGGTGATGCAAAACGAATTATCTTCAAAGCAATTTTGAACGATAACGGCTCTTTGACGCAACTGCTACTGATACAGTGAACTCTGAACTGACGGTTTGGACGATctagaccaggggtcggcaaagacCGGcacaccaactgattttatccaacTCGCAAGAACATTTTAGATCAacgtacaaacaaaacatatctgAATTCTTTCTAAAAATCCAGCGGCAAAATAACATATTCTTTGTATCTCCAATAATTACatcaaagaaaatatttttcgataCCATTACGAAATAATATATGGTTCGCAATACTCAGAACTTCTTCATGCTGAGTTACTTTAATAACTAAGAACGAGCAAGAGAAAAAattatacgtatgcataattTGGTCAAATGATTAACGTGAAATATAATTCAAGAAATTGATTGAAACTACAACAAACGAATAATAAGGTAAAAATGTACTTAATGCCACTAAAATGAGTATCAACATTTACGATAAAAAGTACAgctgaaaatattttaaattacgtTGATGTTACTTTTCggagaagaaaattgatgCTCCATACTGAAACGGTTTAATATTacattcaaaacaataaaacatcgTGTAAGATATCTATTTAAGTATCTAAGGTATcggccgacccctgatctaggGAAAAGGATTCCCTTGCAACCGGTTGTGGTTGTCCGACTACCCTTTCGgttgatatattttttatctATCTATTTTTTATGTCTGTTAGCACTGACCTAGCGACAGAATCGGTAGATGAAAAGAACGTTATCACGCTGACGGATTATTTATCTTCGATGGCTTACATTGGTCAATGTTCACGGACATTGTTACCTGGTGAGTACAAACGATATGTAGCAGGTGGTAGAAAATGTATGTGACATTTAAAGATGTCATTTTGTTTCAGTCATGTTAGTTTGAGCAAAAAACCATGATTGGCTGATACTCAAGAATTTAGTGAGGCTCTTTTTTATCACAGCGCTGTTTGGATCAACATTCCTGAAAGCTTGACATTTTACtgaattttcatttacatTCAAATATGATCAGTATTAGCCAGTCTGGACGATGTGTCATGCGGCCGTCAAATCAAAGGAAAACTTCAATTGCATCAATCCCCCACACTAGAGGAATTGCAATGAATCATGATGTTTATAGAGGGTTGTTTATTCCAGCTGGTTGATAACAAAAGGCGTTGGCAATGAATAATTCTTCAGAAAATGGGTTGGGTAGTGAAGTCAGTTTGAGTCACAGCTCAACAAGGTAAGCCTGAGAATCTCCCCTCAAATTTAatgtgaagaaattcaagtaCAAACGGCTTTCGTTAAAGTGGATGAGTCTGGTTTGATTGATAAtcgatttaaataaaaactggtCACAAATTGCCACAACAGTTGCCCCCGTTATGCGAAACGTTTCATGCTTCGTGCCTTTCAACACATTTAAATCTGAGTGTGATGAAGCGTGTTTGAAGCGCAAAAGTGGAAATCATATTATTGCGTGCACCTTTCGGAGCAATTTCCACTTATCAGATGAAGTGCacttactaaaaaaaaagaacaacgtCCCTATCAACTTACCCCTTCGCCTTTCGATATATCCCCATTTTCTTTCAATCGTTTGCGAGAATGGGAAAACACGTCAAAATGTAATTAGCACTTTTcaccttttgtttcatttttattatttctattaATGGTGTGTTGTATTGTTTAttcttgtgtgtttttgttttgtttttgtttgatttcattcTTCAACATTCGAGCATAAAACTACTCAACATTTCGAtcttcttttgcttttcggTTTGCACTCCAATCGTTCTTCCTGCGTACGGCTTACCGGGTCGCGTTTAacatgttattatttttctctaaACATTCATATAGGTTGCCTTAAATGTCTACGTTCTAGGTTTGAGTGTAGTAACAGTTAATGTCACGGGATGATGCCTTTGTGTGTAGGTTAGTTGGCTTTGCATTTGATACTCGTGGTCGGTAAGATTTAtctaaatataaataattaaaaaaaataaacaaacccaaaGTTTAACTTAACGCATGTGTTCACGATCATAAAGAATTATCTTCCTACACTTGATTActctttgtttgttggtttgttgtgTTACTTCAGACGTTCACTTCTAGCATGGTGCTTCGGTGTACATGAACCGATTGGCCGCTTCGATAACGGTTAAGCCTTATAGGGATAATACACTATCATAAAACCCTCGACATCATGCTCAGACACTATCGTTCAACATCGCTTCCTGCACACGAACCACTCGATGCGTTTGCTACCTCAGCTTGTTTCATCTTGTACGCTCGCTTTTCTCTCTCGCCAGCGTTGCGCGTGTTGCAATCGAAATGCATCATTTACAAACGTACGTAGTGCGATTAATTACGACAATGCACAGATtgagattcctttaagcagCGTCTCGCGTTCGCCTTGTCATCGGTGTCGCGCGAGAACATGTTCTTCGGCCACGGCGTAACAGTGTATCGAACGCTTGCGCCTGTGGTCGTGGCGAACTAGTTCGGTGCGATTTactttcccttttccaacACCCCACCATTCACCTCTCGTGGGCCCTCACAGTGTCCTCCAAAGGGGGCCCCATCGGGGGTTCTTGCAGTGTTTGTGCAAGCAAATATACTTGCCATCCTGCAGCTCGGCTGGTACGGTCCAGTAATGCCCTTCATGCCGATGCAGTTGgcaaagaagcaaaacaaggCGATAGCGGGTGTAGAGGGGGAAAGGGTATGGAtggaataacaaacaaaaaaccccacACGACGAGGCGGGACTGTAAAAAACCAGTTCGATTTGCCCGAACAATGCAGCAGAAGCGCGAAGTTGTTGCATTCGCGCTTGTCCACGAGCCGTGGTTGGTTTGGATGCATATGATACCACAATGCTACTGCACTTGTTCTGGATCGATTGGCATCGGTGTtggtagaagaagaagaagaagaataagcGCACCATGTTCTTGACCAAATGTTGGTTCACCTTTGTTTCCATTTCTCTGTTTCAAAACATAGCTCAGAGACGACTCATTCTTCAGTTGACGGACGATGCACTAGTTGCTGCGGTCGGTACTGATTGCAATATTTtcgaaaatatgtttgtcttttgtttttgtagtaACTTTGGTAAGCAACAATGATTTAATTCTTCTATAACAACGATCTAGCCGATCAAAACGAGTTCTGAATTGCATGCATTTGGTCTGGTTGCGCCTGTTCTTCCTGCttcaacaaagaaaatgatCTTTCATTGAGTAAACGAATCTTTCTTATCGTACTCCCCTCAACACCTGATAAATCGCCTTGAGTGGATTTAATATGACCGGTATGTGCTTACTTATTAAGCGAGCCTTACAAACATCTAGCTTATGGCACAAGATCTTGCTCGAATGAATCGTTGTTCGTTCCTCCTGGTTTGATTTGTAAATTTTCTCCGTTGCTTGCAAACATTTTGGgtttttgtatcttttttattttgttgctcAGTTATCTAACATGAAACATTAAGTGTGATGGCTCAGGTCCAGCTCGATTTGCTACaaattttgctttgtttgttgtCTCGATTATGAAATTGGTTCTTTTTCTCCCCCGAGCGATGCTCCGTGCCCCCGAATGGTAATCATTTTAATGCGTTTTAATGCCTCGGGAGCTGTGCGATAGGTTTTGGGAAAAgaaatgctttgaatatcaGCTTCGTAAGCTTCGTTTAGAGTATAGTCCTACCGTTGCTGTGCGATTGAGACGATGGCATTATGCCATGGTAGCTGTTTGGACAGCATTGTTAGTTCCTCCATCTAGGTGATGATACATTTTCTACATTGTGTATAGTTACTGTACACGGGCAGCGGCCTACAGGACATAGtagaagcttttttttataggGCTCTAACCATTTCCAAGCACCGAAATTCTTTTAGAGTGGCTTAggctttatgttttgtttgattttatcttTTGATTTCCTCGTTCCTTACGCTATATAGTACCGTGTTCAGGTTAGAAACTTATGTGTCGTTACACAGCTACATctagaaaaataaatccttcCCTTTCGTGTTGCACTCTCCTTAACACTAGCTTGGACACATGATGCACTAATGTCGTTTCATCGCACCGAACCGATTCCATCGTAGTTGGACACATAATTGTCTCTTGGTGAAACAGCAGGGAAGAGGccacacactaacacacaGTTTGGTAACGGGAAAGATTGCGAAGGCCTAGTTAAccacatttattttattgtgcaCGTGCTGGCATAAACTTTACCGGCGCCGCTAGACAACAAAACCTCGAGAAGCACCATTATGATTAATTGATCTTGATTTACCCATCGTTTGGCTAGCTCTTTCCTTAATCCCTCAGTTTAGTCAGCTACAAATGTTTTTTGTAGGTCGGTTGCGCTTGCAGCTAGGATAGATAGTACGCGTTGAattagtttctttttgttttgtttgtaatgtTCATGTTCGGTGTCACATGTTTAAAGCATTATTACCAGTCAGttcaggaaataaaaacatcttttaaaaatatacacatCTATACATCCGCTAGGGCATGGTTTGCACTTTGTTAGCGTACTAGTTTTACATCGTTTCAGCGATCAGCTCTATAGAGTAGCGGTGccgttttgtggtttttgtctCTTTGTTAATATTCTAATTTAGCTCATGCTCATGTTTCTTTAAACGATTCCCGAGCTGTCTTCTTTTCGAACCATCGGCTACATTCGGCGGAGACAAAGGTGGGCGGTTTTTGATTATTTAGTGGTATTCGGTGGGAAGAGATCGGTTTGTGATTTTTAACAGTGAATAATAACACaataaacttaaaaattacaattttgtTCTGAAAAATAACCAAAGATAAAATAAGCTTGTCATGAAAAAGCTCGTATACTCATGactttttcagaagaaaacttttcaaaaatgttcttGAAAGTAActgattgattaattttaaggcttagaaaatatgaaacgaaaaagttAGAGTCTTTCATCCTGAACTATCACCTCGCACTCCAAACTACGTCAGCAACTTTCGACCGGCTCGTAGAAGAAGCGCATTAGTGGCTATTAACGAACCACCCGCGGTCGACACCGACGTTATAATAAATGTGTCATATCAAAGCTCTTCCAGATGTCACTCTCTAAAGCTCTTCCGATTGCGTACTCGTACGTAAAAGGCTCCAGCGTGGATTTCACCACCAACGTCTTGTCTTCGGCGATCGATAATCGATTCGACGCCCGATCGAAAGCAAGGtgttatttttctccgaaCGGAAATAAACTTT
This window harbors:
- the LOC131284903 gene encoding rhodanese domain-containing protein CG4456-like; this translates as MSDATYEEVLDLPNHPEQLLIDVRNPDEIAATGKIPTSVNIPFTQLEETLKLADGPFMDKLGRPKPTLAADIIFHCGKGGRAQKATDLALALGYQNARTYKGSYQEWASKQST